From the genome of Colletotrichum destructivum chromosome 10, complete sequence, one region includes:
- a CDS encoding Putative lysine methyltransferase, S-adenosyl-L-methionine-dependent methyltransferase superfamily: MALTSRISLVGPPAESPEDFLMSSLGVIFPDDVTNQHGDADHGIQYVSPHLRKPLLFELAEPSADDDRKLFSHYLWNASLQLGEFVEAATLDLDNAVTTCLGPPIGHFDVRGKTTLELGSGTALPSIMSALLGAERVAITDYPAPAVLKTLRTNTARNIDPAVSPKNTVTACEVLVEGHSWGELEDAFSVSNKHVFDRIFVADCLWMPWQHTNLHKSINWFLRNDSEARCWVVAGFHTGRAKMRDFFGRAALAEAGLEVDTIWERDCDGEERQWEWDRGIEDVTIRKRWLVCAVLKRKAAGGDGGA; this comes from the coding sequence ATGGCGCTCACCTCCCGTATCTCCCTCGTCGGCCCGCCCGCCGAATCCCCCGAGGACTTCCTCATGTCCTCCCTCGGCGTCATCTTCCCTGACGACGTCACGAATCAGCACGGCGATGCTGACCACGGCATCCAGTATGTCTCCCCACACCTCCGCAAGCCCCTGCTTttcgagctcgccgagcccagcgccgacgacgaccgcaAGCTTTTCAGCCACTACCTCTGGAACGCGAGTCTGCAGCTCGGTGAGtttgtcgaggccgccacATTGGATCTCGACAATGCCGTCACAACCTGTCTGGGTCCGCCCATCGGCCATTTCGACGTTCGCGGCAAGACCACGCTCGAGTTAGGGTCCGGCACCGCTCTGCCGAGTATCATgtccgccctcctcggcgccgaacGCGTCGCCATAACGGACTACCCAGCCCCCGCCGTGCTCAAGACCCTCCGAACCAACACCGCCCGCAACATCGACCCTGCTGTCTCCCCCAAGAACACTGTAACGGCCTGTGAGGTACTGGTCGAGGGCCACTCGTggggcgagctcgaggatgcATTTTCCGTCTCCAATAAGCACGTCTTTGACCGTATCTTCGTCGCCGACTGCTTGTGGATGCCTTGGCAGCACACAAACCTGCACAAGTCCATCAACTGGTTCCTCCGCAACGACAGCGAAGCGCGGTGCTGGGTCGTCGCCGGGTTTCACACTGGTCGTGCCAAGATGCGTGACTTCTTCGGGAGGGCGGCTCTGGCCGAAGCTGGGCTTGAGGTCGACACGATTTGGGAGCGGGACTGCGATGGTGAGGAGAGGCAGTGGGAGTGGGACCGAGGCATCGAGGACGTGACTATCCGGAAGAGGTGGCTTGTCTGCGCAGTGCTGAAGCGCAAGGCCgctggtggtgatggtggtgcgTGA
- a CDS encoding Putative Zinc finger C2H2-type, whose product MVSLDQSYTMLPKHMGSEHDDYILYPEPPQGVFGSTPMEMAVPADASYMYPTSMAMDAASLYDNNFMYQGRTSPGLYEDADFQLPSSNLSIASAPSAASSNVGSPQSQHDQPAPIHDWAHPGIAVTPGIVPHDYYNTTGTEYSTYGGPGMEDFAAFDFANTKPPGFVDPSLIHPDISRPMAMNGFHHNPNQYPASPALSASSQSMVRNGSQSPFLHNGFQQQQHFSPYATPADARRPSLHSFPSTYSDGNNYSGDEGREKQRCPHPECGKTFKDLKAHMLTHQNERPEKCPIVTCDYHVKGFARKYDKNRHTLTHYKGTMVCGFCPGSGSAAEKSFNRADVFKRHLTAVHGVEQTPPNSRKKSTGTNSGKKLAGYPPDATGKCSTCSQTFSNAQDFYEHLDDCVLRIVQQEDPSEAINAKRLAEVEDDKEVHQTLEKNHLPTQTQMASTGASTGEDEDDEDMVEDEDEEDSKPRLSSPSKRKGNPVNGVQKSRGLTHSRGGAPMLVKAKGRKNRRDYPSSWGFDKGQMTMKKRVMAVFDGPRRLAKDDMMLSTDHEVRVKLSDGNSYVTDLDMQTLKRAEGFLGATEEEKGPWISDDPTEEQIRQMHEMLESCHAAQ is encoded by the exons ATGGTCTCGTTGGATCAATCATATACCATGCTCCCGAAGCACATGGGCTCCGAGCACGACGACTACATCCTTTACCCCGAGCCGCCGCAGGGAGTCTTCGGCTCAACACCcatggagatggccgtcCCTGCCGACGCCTCCTACATGTACCCGACCTCGATGGCCATGGACGCTGCCTCGCTCTACGACAACAACTTTATGTACCAGGGTCGCACATCGCCCGGTCTCTACGAGGACGCTGACTTCCAATTGCCCTCATCTAACTTGTCCATCGCCTCAgctccctcggcggcctcatcAAACGTCGGCTCACCGCAATCCCAACACGACCAGCCGGCGCCCATCCACGACTGGGCGCATCCCGGCATCGCCGTGACCCCTGGCATCGTGCCCCACGACTACTACAACACCACGGGCACCGAGTACTCGACCTACGGCGGCCCAGGCATGGAAGACTTTGCGGCCTTCGACTTTGCCAACACCAAGCCCCCGGGTTTCGTGG ACCCTTCTCTCATCCACCCCGATATCAGCCGGCCCATGGCCATGAACGGCTTCCACCACAACCCTAACCAGTATCCCGCATCACCGGCCCTCTCCGCCTCATCGCAGTCCATGGTTCGTAACGGCAGCCAATCGCCATTCCTCCATAACGGCttccagcagcaacagcactTCAGCCCCTACGCCACTCCTGCggacgcccgccgccccagCCTGCACTCGTTTCCTTCCACGTACTCGGACGGCAACAATTacagcggcgacgaaggcAGGGAGAAGCAGAGATGCCCCCACCCCGAGTGCGGCAAGACCTTCAAGGACTTGAAGGCGCACATGCTCACACACCAGAACGAGCGGCCCGAGAAGTGTCCCATCGTGACGTGTGACTATCACGTCAAGGGCTTCGCGCGGAAGTACGACAAGAACCGCCATACTCTGACGCACTACAAGGGCACGATGGTGTGCGGCTTCTGCCCGGGCTCGGGCTCCGCGGCCGAGAAGTCGTTCAACCGCGCTGACGTCTTTAAGCGTCACCTGACGGCCGtccacggcgtcgagcagaCGCCGCCCAACAGCCGCAAGAAGAGCACCGGCACCAACAGCGGCAAGAAACTCGCCGGCTACCCCCCCGACGCGACCGGCAAGTGCTCGACGTGCTCGCAGACATTCTCCAACGCCCAGGATTTTTACGAGCACTTGGACGACTGCGTGCTGCGCATCGTGCAGCAGGAGGACCCCTCAGAGGCTATCAACGCGAAACggctggccgaggtggagGACGACAAGGAGGTGCACCAGACTCTGGAGAAAAACCATCTGccgacgcagacgcagatgGCTTCGACAGGGGCTTCGACAggggaggatgaggatgacgaggacatggtcgaggacgaggatgaggaggacaGCAAGCCTCGCCTCAGCTCGCCCTCCAAGAGGAAGGGCAACCCCGTCAACGGGGTGCAGAAGTCACGCGGCCTCACGCACTCGCGGGGCGGGGCGCCGATGCTGGTTAAGGCCAAAGGTCGCAAGAACCGCCGCGATTATCCGTCGTCGTGGGGCTTTGACAAGGGCcagatgacgatgaagaagcgTGTCATGGCCGTGTTCGACGGTCCCCGGCGGCTGGCCAAGGACGACATGATGCTGTCGACGGATCATGAGGTGCGCGTCAAGCTATCAGACGGCAACAGCTACGTGACGGACTTGGACATGCAGACGCTGAAGCGGGCCGagggcttcctcggcgcgacagaggaggagaaagggCCGTGGATCTCGGACGACCCGACCGAGGAACAGATCCGGCAGATGCACGAGATGCTCGAGAGCTGCCACGCGGCTCAGTAA